In Kwoniella pini CBS 10737 chromosome 2, complete sequence, a single genomic region encodes these proteins:
- a CDS encoding isocitrate lyase, giving the protein MSHPAASVGDTESFFQSPQQSHFARRWSAAQVDRLRNPGGLEEYPLANTQGLKLRNKLSEVATKRETCWTFGAADPIMAHEMGEAGFETLYQSGANATLCETPTFDCGGDLADYTYDTLPKRVKQIVQNQLHWARVDRTRDTCNLDRLVPIIADGDSGHGNSTATMKLVKLFLDAGAAAIHFDDMLSGEKNFSVGSLTHVLVPVREHIRRLLAAKLQLDIAGVHTVLIARTDSESASRITSAIDPLDRPFILGRTKLGHPSLSRRMMDSKSVGAVRLAEEQAWEQEARLCTLDEAVREQCSLEDYKSFESPSRGLDVADALLIARQYGVIWDCEGCRNTRGWYRYRGNIEAAIARSKAYADYADMVWSCAPGYNLDNVKRYASAIHEKFPGKWMGYNWSFGTFENESDEDIASLVRTVGRLGFVWQFNPQAGFYEQGVAMNRFAKAMYKDHMLPYVKSIDAGTKEGVSVVDWYEQAGDLTDAMTDAIQ; this is encoded by the exons ATGTCGCACCCAGCCGCCTCTGTCGGTGATACAGaatccttctttcaatctcCTCAACAGAGCCACTTCGCTCGACGATGGAGCGCTGCTCAAGTGGACCGATTGAGAAACCCCGGTGGTCTAGAGGAGTATCCTCTGGCCAACACTCAAGGTTTGAAACTACGTAACAAATTGAGCGAGGTTGCGACCAAACGCGAGACATGCTGGACATTTGGGGCGGCGGATCCGATAATGGCGCATGAAATGGGGGAGGCGGGATTTG AGACGCTGTACCAAAGTGGAGCTAACGCGACTCTGTGTGAGACGCCTACCTTCGATTGCGGAGGCGACCTT GCCGACTACACTTACGATACGCTGCCCAAAAGAGTGAAACAGATCGTTCAGAATCAGCTACACTGGGCAAGAGTAGATAGGACAAGGGATACATGCAACTTGGATCGACTTGTCCCAATCATTGCGGATGGCGATTCCGG CCACGGAAATTCAACAGCTACAATGAAGCTCGTCAAGCTATTTTTGGATGCGGGGGCAGCTGCAATTCACTTTGACGACATGTTGTCGGGTGAAAAGAACTTCAGCGTCGGATCCCTTACCCATGTTCTGGTACCGGTTCGAGAACATATCAGAAGACTTTTAGCGGCGAAGCTGCAGCTGGACATTGCCGG GGTGCATACTGTACTCATAGCACGAACAGATTCCGAGTCTGCCAGCAGGATCACTTCAGCAATCGACCCGTTAGACCGGCCGTTCATACTTGGACGAACCAAATTGGGCCATCCCTCTTTATCGCGACGAATGATGGATTCAAAGTCTGTGGGAGCAGTCAGACTAGCTGAAGAACAAGCTTGGGAACAAGAAGCACGACTGTGTACCCTTGATGAGGCAGTGCGGGAACAGTGCTCGCTTGAAGATTACAAGAGTTTCGAATCGCCATCCCGTGGACTGGATGTAGCCGATGCTCTTCTGATCGCTCGGCAATACGGCGTGATATGGGATTGTGAGGGGTGTAGAAATACAAGAGGGTGGTATCGATATCGAGGAAATATAGAAGCGGCAATCGCAAGATCGAAAGCATATGCCGACTACGCAGACATGGTGTGGTCCTGTGCCCCTGGTTATAACTTGGACAATGTGAAAAGATACGCTTCGGCGATCCATGAGAAGTTTCCTGGTAAGTGGATGGGATACAATTGGTCCTTCGGAACATTCGAAA ATGAATCGGATGAGGATATAGCCTCCCTGGTCAGAACAGTGGGCCGACTTGGGTTCGTTTGGCAATTCAATCCGCAAGCAGGCTTCTACGAGCAAGGGGTAGCCATGAACCGTTTCGCAAAGGCCATGTACAAGGACCATATGCTTCCATACGTCAAGAGTATAGATGCAGGTACCAAGGAGGGTGTTAGTGTCGTAGACTGGTACGAACAGGCAGGGGACCTGACGGATGCAATGACGGATGCCATACAATAA